A stretch of Coccidioides posadasii str. Silveira chromosome 2, complete sequence DNA encodes these proteins:
- the ERV14 gene encoding COPII-coated vesicle protein (EggNog:ENOG410PPPS~COG:O,T,U~TransMembrane:3 (i7-29o54-77i111-133o)~BUSCO:15295at33183), with product MSGEAWLYLLAVLINAVNLFLQVFFTIMYSDLECDYINPIDLCNRLNAYIVPEAAVHAFLTFLFIINGYWLAIILNLPLLAFNAKKIFDNQHLLDATEIFRKLNVHKKESFIKLGFHLIMFFFYLYSMIVALIRDESH from the exons ATGTCTGGAGAAGCGTGGTTATACCTGCTTGCGGTCCTGATCAATGCCGTCAACCTCTTCCTACAGGTCTTCTTTACTATTATGTACAGTGATTTGGAATG TGACTACATTAACCCCATCGATCTCTGCAACCGACTCAACGCATACATCGTTCCCGAGGCCGCCGTACATGCATTCTTAACGTTCCTCTTCATCATTAATGGATACTGGCTGGCCATCATACTCAATCTTCCTCTATTGGCGTTTAATGCGAAGAA AATCTTCGACAACCAGCATCTTTTGGATGCTACCGAGATCTTCCGAAAGCTCAACGTCCACAAAAAG GAATCATTCATCAAGCTCGGTTTCCATTTAATCATGTTCTTCTTCTACCTGTACAGCATGATTGTGGCCCTCATCCGTGACGAATCGCATTGA
- a CDS encoding uncharacterized protein (EggNog:ENOG410PRNH), producing the protein MDFYGTAATAIDHVIKVTIFIKGVISDIKDYDDDRASIQLKLDLQLTSLEFFRRRFLDEKNGLMLPGRLPEWIADTICDLLLKMSRVLAEYRVLVGRYDDFDEKVKVSEEGDSVSKREKWKQTFLERAKTQAKALKMKGYDWSLFDKKKLLGIMEEYQGWTSNLRDVMQHFSQEMVYNIADSASTANDESLKGTGLEQVVQRQKLMSSQPPDDFQELEGDIAEEGSPSNRFQPARWTCGGESLQVLVEYREYDRRLRLDDLDPEEIAELKEPVRNLAWLLQNSTFHDGGENTNEPQQPAIYSLQCLGFMDQVEKERTAFVYKLPSLQADGETETGIKICTLHDLITKVDVKTKRPLKPSLTDRFSIAHCLALTLSNVHASLWLHKNIWSRGILLFQQNKEGVASVEIQRVLVPPNGAERSQIVAFLGDWGYARHVEGATDMRSDFEIEPNIYRHPERQGAPTRQFARPHDIYALGVVLLEIGLWKTVSQLFDARIKEGQRTGKLPKPKDVRNALVALSQTELPREMGIAYASAVVRCLTSDFRKTSDTELSLDFREKVVDAIALGMKL; encoded by the coding sequence ATGGACTTCTACGGCACCGCCGCCACTGCGATTGACCATGTCATCAAGGTGACCATCTTTATAAAGGGGGTTATCTCTGATATCAAGGATTACGACGACGATCGGGCCAGCATCCAGCTTAAACTCGACCTCCAGCTTACCTCGTTGGAGTTTTTTCGTCGAAGGTTTCTAGACGAGAAAAATGGGCTAATGCTTCCCGGGCGACTTCCGGAATGGATAGCCGACACAATTTGTGACCTGCTGTTGAAGATGAGCCGGGTGCTCGCAGAGTATCGAGTGCTCGTTGGTCGATACGATGATTTTGACGAGAAAGTAAAAGTGAGCGAGGAGGGCGACAGCGTGAGCAAACGGGAAAAATGGAAACAGACCTTTCTGGAGCGGGCCAAGACCCAAGCCAAAGCCCTCAAGATGAAGGGCTACGACTGGTCCCTCTTTGATAAAAAGAAGCTACTTGGTATCATGGAGGAATACCAGGGGTGGACGAGCAACCTGAGGGACGTGATGCAACATTTTTCTCAGGAAATGGTTTACAATATCGCGGATTCCGCATCGACTGCAAACGACGAGAGCCTTAAAGGTACCGGTCTAGAGCAGGTTGTCCAAAGGCAGAAACTTATGTCCTCACAACCACCCGATGACTTTCAGGAGCTTGAAGGAGATATTGCGGAGGAAGGGAGCCCTTCAAACCGCTTTCAACCAGCCCGCTGGACATGTGGCGGAGAGTCACTGCAAGTCTTGGTTGAATACCGCGAGTATGACCGTCGTCTACGGCTGGACGACTTGGATCCCGAGGAGATCGCTGAGCTGAAGGAGCCAGTGAGAAATCTTGCGTGGCTTCTGCAGAATTCCACCTTTCACGATGGAGGCGAAAATACCAATGAACCACAGCAGCCCGCCATTTACTCACTCCAATGCCTTGGGTTCATGGACCAGGTGGAAAAGGAGCGGACAGCTTTTGTTTATAAACTGCCGTCCCTTCAGGCCGATGGTGAAACGGAAACAGGCATCAAGATCTGCACGTTGCACGATCTAATCACGAAGGTCGACGTTAAAACGAAACGACCCCTGAAACCGTCCCTTACCGATCGCTTCAGCATTGCTCACTGTCTGGCCCTAACCCTCTCCAATGTTCACGCTTCCCTGTGGCTGCACAAGAACATCTGGAGCCGCGGAATCCTCCTTTTCCAGCAGAATAAAGAGGGCGTCGCCTCTGTTGAAATACAGCGAGTTCTCGTCCCTCCCAACGGCGCCGAGCGCTCGCAAATAGTTGCCTTCCTAGGTGATTGGGGCTATGCAAGACACGTCGAAGGTGCTACCGACATGCGAAGCGATTTCGAGATTGAGCCGAATATTTACCGGCACCCAGAACGACAGGGCGCACCAACACGTCAATTCGCACGACCCCACGATATTTATGCTCTGGGCGTGGTGTTACTGGAGATTGGCCTTTGGAAAACCGTCTCCCAGCTATTCGACGCTCGCATCAAGGAGGGGCAGCGGACCGGGAAACTCCCCAAACCCAAAGACGTGCGAAACGCTTTGGTTGCTCTGTCGCAGACTGAGCTTCCCCGCGAAATGGGCATTGCATATGCAAGCGCTGTAGTGAGATGCCTGACGAGTGATTTCCGGAAGACTAGCGACACGGAACTTTCCTTGGATTTTAGAGAAAAAGTAGTTGATGCCATTGCGTTAGGCATGAAATTGTAG
- a CDS encoding uncharacterized protein (EggNog:ENOG410PV7A~COG:T), producing MGNNPTDIKHQLSLDIVAGIQALHSLNIIHGDIKPDNVLVFKETKNEKVPFCAKISDFGVCIDMEIPGSEFTIDDYRGTPGWVAPEIQDPSRWPGAAFKPELMPRFDSYSLGLTILSIFVKRGELVDLDVDDESRFDVVISLLREEESIPSGLRMQLRRALKGLLAEDPWSRVLPNPDLLNTGTPAYTTWLSVSQTGRSGGQHAGTSGNIHNRGPNFWRRLDTAVVTELEEQYSTSKSSFDSDVLFGLAQRITRTRTSYIDQLLEYVTESARGGYSPARAVYAQLMHAHRRTPEFKNEILHKWTLQAVAEGYLFAKASPTITQEDLEAAKQKFRDAGGYATDPFLKKKNMLEVARDTHKAMAFVAENKNVVDKKGNTMLHVAAALGTLDVLQKLVEEAKIPVDIQNDNLETPLYKAFQAGQVRVIDYLLDKGAKASTSTRQEKLTTLHWLFTLPEDSIRRIATRLVREAGALIDAQIVTVAEVSGGTPPRIHILHFPFELPLGTPLHWAAFARSKPAMEALLDLGANINATYHDSDVGSTPLFLAAWYGEAEVASFLLSRGAKATVKDPKGRNILHYMAYFVPNYHGSLPYSWHYWVRHGNWDDHMAQATKLARLLVEAGADINAESQVPRQMTPIRIASEEWNGGVAYALATVGADADAGRSGTVHKWASIRGAELTYPESYLDIFRSVTQRSKDIDARGEFDENTPLHDVVAAMHEEDEVEGACDIMFARDSPPDINAVNRKKWTALYYALFTERDPARRARYLIKKGADLTIRTYDGKNILFPITYNVVFSDQQSHDLIIELLSHLVQAEAGLTDTSQAYQKYFLPAPGNILTLAEAARAGRVQTVKLLLDLGLERDINKFVDTDPPFTVLDEAVLRASSRRQEHLESLASFTSAAARQRALAAGIVYGKTSESPTRAEEAYSGCPKVLSLLRSHGAKRGSELGPLGSSEPPSITDMFPKYFLHPDIWDVMDLYWLGFTPESQPHRHDWDILYELSRYPEDWRDQVVEILREMYKDALWRPDLKMMQRAAKAQLQAVGKATQEKPAVPEVPDSELLRKILSMLAVAGKPDSSTTTPNEKDQKAVWVNARETTKSGPNGLHPTIPGHIFQVELLGNRSLGDTRRVKE from the exons ATGGGTAATAATCCAACAGATATTAAACATCAGCTTTCACTGGATATTGTCGCCGGAATACAAGCGCTTCATTCCCTTAATATAATACACGGTGATATAAAGCCCGATAATGTCCTCGTGTTCAAAGAGACCAAAAATGAAAAGGTTCCATTTTGCGCCAAAATTAGCGACTTTGGAGTCTGCATAGACATGGAGATTCCTGGGAGCGAATTCACGATCGATGATTACAGAGGAACGCCCGGCTGGGTTGCCCCGGAAATTCAAGACCCTTCTCGATGGCCAGGTGCCGCTTTCAAACCTGAGCTTATGCCACGATTCGACTCCTATAGCCTTGGGCTTACGATCTTGTCCATATTCGTCAAACGGGGCGAGCTGGTTGATTTGGATGTGGATGACGAAAGCCGTTTTGATGTGGTCATCAGTCTCCTCAGAGAAGAGGAATCAATCCCATCAGGCCTACGAATGCAACTCAGAAGGGCTTTGAAAGGATTGTTGGCGGAAGATCCTTGGTCGCGAGTGTTACCAAACCCGGATCTTCTTAATACTGGCACGCCCGCGTATACAACTTG GTTGTCTGTATCCCAAACAGGGCGCAGCGGAGGCCAACATGCTGGTACTTCAGGCAATATACATAACAGAGGTCCTAACTTCTGGCGCCGCCTTGATACTGCCGTCGTTACGGAGCTTGAAGAACAATACAGTACTTCTAAATCTTCGTTTGATAGTGATGTTCTTTTTGGTTTGGCGCAGAGAATTACGAGGACAAGGACATCATATATTGATCAACTACTTGAATATGTCACCGAGTCTGCCAGGGGTGGTTACTCTCCAGCGAGAGCAGTGTACGCTCAGCTGATGCATGCTCACCGCCGAACCCCGGAATTTAAAAATGAGATTTTGCACAAGTGGACGTTACAGGCTGTTGCGGAGGGCTATTTGTTCGCTAAAGCATCGCCAACGATAACTCAGGAGGACCTAGAGGCAGCAAAGCAGAAATTCAGGGACGCGGGTGGATACGCGACCGATCCATTcctaaaaaagaagaatatgCTTGAGGTTGCGCGAGATACCCACAAAGCGATGGCATTCGTGGCAGAAAACAAAAATGTAGTGGATAAGAAAGGCAATACGATGCTACATGTCGCTGCTGCTCTAGGTACCCTAGATGTTCTGCAGAAACTCGTCGAAGAAGCTAAGATTCCAGTGGATATTCAAAACGATAATCTTGAGACACCGCTTTACAAGGCATTTCAAGCTGGACAGGTTCGAGTTATTGATTATCTGCTTGACAAAGGCGCAAAAGCATCGACTTCGACTAGACAGGAAAAGCTAACTACCCTACATTGGCTGTTTACTCTTCCAGAAGACAGTATCCGCAGAATTGCAACTCGATTAGTCCGTGAAGCAGGGGCTTTGATCGATGCACAAATAGTTACCGTGGCCGAGGTGAGTGGAGGAACTCCGCCCAGAATTCATATTCTTCATTT CCCATTCGAACTTCCCCTCGGCACGCCATTACACTGGGCCGCGTTTGCACGTAGCAAGCCCGCAATGGAAGCGCTTCTTGATTTGGGCGCCAATATCAATGCTACATATCATGATTCCGATGTAGGCTCGACACCGCTATTCTTAGCAGCATGGTATGGCGAGGCGGAGGTTGCAAGCTTTCTCCTTTCCAGAGGTGCTAAGGCAACTGTGAAAGACCCAAAAGGTCGAAATATACTCCATTATATGGCATATTTTGTTCCAAATTACCATGGTAGTCTGCCATATTCGTGGCACTATTGGGTCCGCCATGGGAACTGGGATGATCACATGGCACAAGCCACAAAGCTCGCCAGGCTATTGGTAGAGGCGGGAGCGGACATCAATGCGGAGTCCCAGGTGCCCCGGCAAATGACCCCGATTAGAATTGCATCAGAGGAGTGGAACGGCGGAGTAGCCTATGCATTGGCAACTGTGGGAGCGGATGCTGATGCTGGACGCAGCGGTACAG TCCATAAATGGGCCAGTATTCGGGGAGCGGAGCTCACTTATCCTGAATCTTACCTTGATATATTCCGAAGCGTCACTCAGAGATCGAAAGATATCGACGCTCGGGGTGAATTTGATGAAAACACCCCTCTTCATGACGTTGTTGCGGCGATGCACGAAGAGGATGAGGTGGAAGGCGCATGTGATATTATGTTTGCTCGCGACTCGCCACCGGATATTAATGCAGTAAATCGCAAGAAGTGGACTGCATTATATTACGCGCTATTCACAGAGCGAGACCCTGCGCGACGGGCAAGGTATTTGATTAAGAAAGGGGCTGACCTTACTATTCGTACTTATGATGGGAAGAACATTCTTTTCCCAATCACTTATAATGTTGTTTTCAGCGATCAGCAGAGTCATGACCTAATTATCGAGCTTTTGTCTCATCTTGTACAGGCTGAAGCCGGCTTGACTGACACAAGTCAGGCCTATCAGAAATACTTCCTTCCGGCCCCGGGAAATATTCTAACCTTAGCAGAAGCCGCGAGAGCGGGTCGAGTGCAAACAGTGAAACTTCTTCTAGATCTAGGGCTCGAGCGTGATATCAATAAATTCGTCGACACAGACCCGCCATTTACCGTATTGGATGAGGCTGTCTTACGAGCTTCATCAAGGAGGCAAGAGCATTTAGAGTCGCTAGCATCGTTCACTTCGGCCGCAGCCCGCCAACGAGCTCTGGCTGCTGGCATTGTGTATGGGAAAACGTCTGAGAGCCCAACTCGTGCTGAGGAGGCGTATTCAGGTTGCCCAAAAGTCCTGAGCCTCTTGCGGTCGCACGGGGCGAAAAGGGGGAGCGAGCTTGGACCGCTGGGGAGTTCGGAGCCTCCTTCCATCACGGACATGTTCCCAAAATACTTCCTGCACCCCGATATCTGGGATGTAATGGATCTATATTGGCTTGGATTCACACCCGAGAGCCAGCCACATAGGCATGACTGGGATATTCTATATGAATTATCCCGGTATCCAGAGGATTGGCGAGATCAGGTTGTTGAGATACTACGCGAGATGTACAAGGATGCGCTATGGCGACcagacctgaagatgatgcaACGCGCGGCAAAAGCACAGCTTCAAGCAGTTGGAAAGGCAACTCAAGAGAAGCCAGCAGTCCCGGAGGTCCCAGACAGCGAATTGCTTCGGAAAATACTCAGCATGCTTGCAGTAGCGGGAAAGCCAGATTCCAGCACAACCACCCCGAACGAGAAGGACCAAAAGGCAGTATGGGTGAATGCCAGAGAAACAACAAAGTCTGGTCCTAATGGTCTCCATCCCACTATTCCAGGACATATTTTCCAAGTGGAACTTCTGGGGAACAGATCACTGGGGGATACAAGAAGGGTTAAAGaatga
- a CDS encoding uncharacterized protein (EggNog:ENOG410PRVV): protein MASPENVDLAFNGNLNLLKAWNFKKDDIFDFLDRVVNDPKAYFESEADFQDRSRRLGELSAPLKDLRTHIFDLCAPDGADFKGRVANMNPDQNTYRSLNTDKADKKNSKFLVEYHQHADTSYWNPHDLLGLFLWVIGFAPATASARRFYIPMTAVYGRWCRVLSPFAGSDISFPAALQCTWRTRDGGASEFFLGGSLAGWATKVTSGPPVGKKWPDKLRLARYERIGGVIPAPYSFDVSVLRTPTYPAGTRFGNCAETYPFLELFSDAARAKQCHGISLESKIAYDETLTEYKMYREQKVFLRGEDNLPVAFKPPCANCQKLIGIFQGDVNNFSVEIGNITDPD, encoded by the exons ATGGCAAGCCCGGAGAATGTTGACCTGGCCTTCAATGGCAACCTGAACCTGCTGAAAGCCTGGAACTTCAAGAAGGATGAT ATATTCGACTTTCTTGATCGCGTCGTCAACGATCCTAAGGCGTATTTTGAATCTGAAGCGGACTTTCAAGACCGAAGCAGAAGGTTGGGCGAACTTAGTGCGCCTCTAAAAGACCTTAGGACCCATATTTTTGATCTTTG TGCACCTGATGGAGCCGACTTCAAGGGACGAGTGGCAAATATGAACCCGGACCAAAACACCTATCGCTCTCTCAACACTGATAAAGCAGACAAAAAGAATAGCAAATTCCTTGTGGAATACCACCAGCATGCTGATACCTCTTACTGGAACCCGCATGATCTCCTAGGGCTGTTTCTATGGGTCATTGGGTTTGCTCCCGCTACCGCGAGCGCAAGACGCTTCTACATTCCCATGACAGCGGTCTACGGCCGATGGTGTCGGGTCCTTTCGCCATTTGCGGGATCTGATATTAGCTTCCCCGCTGCCCTCCAGTGCACCTGGCGTACACGGGACGGGGGCGCCAGTGAATTCTTTCTGGGGGGCTCACTAGCTGGATGGGCCACCAAGGTTACCTCGGGTCCGCCCGTGGGCAAGAAATGGCCAGATAAGTTGAGGCTGGCGAGATATGAACGCATCGGGGGTGTGATCCCAGCGCCTTACAGTTTCGATGTCTCGGTTTTACGTACCCCGACGTATCCAGCGGGCACAAGATTTGGGAACTGTGCCGAGACGTATCCTTTCTTGGAACTGTTTAG TGATGCCGCAAGGGCAAAACAATGCCATGGGATTTCACTCGAAAGCAAAATAGCGTATGATGAAACGCTCACAGAATACAAAATGTACCGTGAACAAAAGGTGTTTTTGAGAGGTGAAGACAATCTTCCGGTCGCTTTCAAGCCACCTTGCGCCAACTGTCAGAAGCTGATAGGGATATTCCAAGGGGATGTCAACAACTTTTCAGTAGAGATTGGAAACATTACCGACCCAGACTAA
- a CDS encoding uncharacterized protein (EggNog:ENOG410PTX2), translating to MESSSRLLKTQIPPDWTDNPVNMDNDRYWKQPSGEGLPMAKEYGLNVSKIKGIICSSQVSGESMYMFEYEGKYYLWNQIEQSVWQIVSPTNLQDILVEMAKESGSTMKMKELDPVGS from the exons ATGGAGAGTTCATCTCGGCTTCTCAAG ACGCAGATTCCGCCAGACTGGACAGATAACCCGGTGAATATGGACAACGATCGCTACTGGAAGCAGCCATCCGGTGAAGGCCTGCCAATGGCTAAAGAATACGGGCTAAACGTGTCCAAGATCAAGGGAATCATATGCAGCTCCCAAGTGTCCGGCGAGTCCATGTACATGTTCGAGTATGAGGGAAAATACTACCTCTGGAACCAGATTGAGCAGTCAGTCTGGCAGATCGTCAGCCCGACGAATCTGCAGGATATTTTGGTGGAGATGGCCAAGGAATCGGGCAGCACCATGAAGATGAAGGAGTTGGACCCGGTTGGAAGCTAA
- a CDS encoding uncharacterized protein (EggNog:ENOG410PV0Z) yields MVQGANMSQTAKYYIYSSKAPSHPGPGIQIDRATSANTDNFVSLLKAKLIILNAKPNAEHIGYFDQSDEWWKWLKKLDPDGSCQFSLVLDATEKEVQSFEFQLTSPAKMAFSSSAGALKFAFGADSSGKQAKIPVPGLFPEGTMLYCGLDPSKSDVGFTVGEALKYTGRTGLIPFLPQEMTSWKLLWDKNKASEKRNALWFNPCFASQTTIRMQLQLEEAGRKSLEEWWSVVLKDIQVKNAEVVCKKTLTEGKTAAGTVGVHQGQITFKFECSVEAKPKPVDIVAAIAFQEAAVQLTFQPKTSVTLGDILDGLAKLLSQDLGSMMSILTKEDIFQSMHFRRLTVTLDTLDGVKKPKLSRFEIDIEVSAKFGKKTAEQNVVFLLTYIWTKRRGSSISGQFWNGLASSEHLDVSPYYEEWIDMKPLAPNPAPYIDLTSIVPGEEIKDIPDNIPTEIESASIMLSGSDFAMGGVIKAKPVTPGSIPQPYLGRIRLFVSYAWVKKKDFKLSFGFEAGLEPSKESKHQQPAILTGDLEYNSKS; encoded by the exons ATGGTGCAAGGAGCAAATATGAGTCAAACCGCAAAATATTACATCTATTCCAGCAAGGCGCCTAGCCACCCCGGGCCAGGTATTCAAATTGATCGAGCAACAAGCGCAAACACAGACAATTTCGTGTCTCTCCTCAAAGCTAAACTCATCATTTTGAATGCTAAGCCCAATGCCGAACACATTGGGTATTTTGACCAGTCCGACGAGTGGTGGAAATGGCTCAAAAAGCTAGACCCGGACGGGTCCTGCCAATTTTCCCTAGTGCTGGACGCGACTGAAAAGGAAGTGCAAAGTTTCGAGTTTCAGCTTACAAGTCCCGCGAAGATGGCGTTCAGCTCATCGGCAGGGGCTCTTAAATTTGCTTTCGGCGCTGATTCAAGTGGCAAGCAAGCGAAAATACCGGTTCCTGGCCTGTTCCCTGAAGGAACGATGCTCTATTGTGGACTTGACCCTTCAAAGTCGGATGTGGGCTTTACAGTGGGGGAGGCTTTGAAGTATACTGGTCGAACCGGACTGATTCCTTTCCTTCCGCAAGAAATGACAAGCTGGAAGCTTCTTTGGGATAAAAATAAAGCCAGTGAGAAGCGCAACGCCCTGTGGTTCAATCCATGCTTCGCTTCACAAACGACGATTCGGATGCAGCTTCAATTAGAAGAAGCAGGAAGGAAATCCCTTGAGGAATGGTGGAGTGTCGTCCTAAAAGATATCCAGGTCAAAAATGCAGAAGTCGTCTGCAAGAAAACGCTAACAGAAGGAAAAACAGCGGCCGGCACTGTTGGTGTACATCAAGGCCAGATTACATTCAAATTCGAATGTTCAGTGGAAGCAAAACCAAAACCGGTGGATATAGTTGCTGCTATTGCATTCCAGGAAGCGGCTGTTCAACTGACCTTCCAGCCGAAGACGTCTGTCACTTTGGGAGACATCCTGGACGGCCTTGCGAAGCTGTTATCACAAGATCTGGGGTCGATGATGTCCATCCTCACAAAGGAGGATATTTTTCAGTCTATGCATTTCCGGCGGCTGACGGTTACCCTTGATACACTCGACGGCGTAAAGAAACCAAAACTCTCACGATTTGAGATTGACATTGAGGTTTCCGCCAAATTCGGGAAGAAAACCGCCGAACAGAACGTGGTCTTCCTCCTCACATACATCTGGACAAAACGAAGGGGAAGCTCTATATCGGGCCAGTTCTGGAACG GGCTCGCTTCGTCCGAACATCTTGACGTCAGCCCTTATTATGAAGAGTGGATTGATATGAAGCCTCTTGCCCCAAACCCGGCGCCGTACATCGACCTGACCTCGATCGTCCCTGGGGAAGAAATCAAGGATATTCCCGACAACATCCCCACAGAGATCGAAAGCGCAAGTATCATGCTATCGGGCTCTGACTTCGCCATGGGCGGTGTCATTAAAGCGAAACCAGTAACCCCAGGCTCCATTCCGCAGCCATATCTAGGTAGAATTAGGCTGTTTGTCTCGTATGCCTGGGTTAAGAAGAAGGACTTCAAATTAAGCTTCGGGTTCGAAGCGGGATTGGAACCAAGCAAAGAGTCGAAACACCAGCAGCCCGCTATTCTCACTGGGGACCTAGAATACAATTCCAAGAGCTAA
- a CDS encoding uncharacterized protein (BUSCO:256318at4751~EggNog:ENOG410PFEV~COG:A~BUSCO:3695at33183) has product MASLLDANYDSSDDDVKGVASRSAHTHVTAAPDVPIENAVDLQLALAKPTENALTYNATFDQLTRPAAGPANPFRSAHGIKRKNVLTGNAEEVMISDATFTTQHRTFQSLGYTKDPSVAGAYVGNMENVALFGGRDAVQMRPSKEASAALRRKRQKKGDSSIVEGEGAYLGPWAKYQNEEQVYEEDLAVAGEELASDEEYVEEEIVPSNMPAMDKRATEYQEDMSQSETTEFHGAEQFDYQGRTYMHVPQDLDVDLKKEVGSIKNYIPKKLIHTWKSHTKPITSIRFFPSSGHLLLSSSADSKIKIWDVYHSRELLRTYSGHSSSVSDTTFHPSGTTFLSASYDRQIKLWDTEYGKCVGRFSTGKTPHVVRFNPDPNHWHEFLAGMSDKKIVQFDTRSGEITQEYDHHLAAINTLTFVDNNRRFISTSDDKSLRAWEYNIPVPIKFIAEPYLYALVRAAPHPNGKYVAFQSGDNQIVVYASTDKFRQNRKKNFRGHNNAGYAIDVAISPDGQFVTSGDSGGYVCFWDWKTGKMWHKIQAGGKEGSAVTCVDWHPQETSKVATAGLEGVIKYWD; this is encoded by the exons ATGGCGTCGCTTCTAGATGCGAATTACGACTCGAGTGACGATGATGTTAAGGGCGTAGCGTCAAGGTCAGCTCATACGCATGTGACGGCTGCCCCCGATGTGCCAATAGAG AATGCTGTTGATTTACAGCTTGCACTTGCGAAGCCCACGGAGAATGCTCTTACATATAACGCGACCTTCGACCAGCTAACACGGCCAGCGGCTGGCCCTGCAAATCCTTTTCGTTCCGCGCACGGGATAAAGAGGAAGAACGTCTTGACCGGGAACGCGGAGGAAGTAATGATCAGCGATGCGACTTTTACAACGCAACATCGCACGTTTCAGAGCCTCGGATATACCAAGGACCCGAGTGTTGCTGGCGCATATGTCGGGAACATGGAGAACGTGGCATTATTCGGGGGAAGGGATGCGGTGCAGATGCGGCCCTCGAAGGAAGCGAGCGCCGCACTGAGGAGAAAGAGGCAGAAGAAAGGCGATTCGAGTATTGTGGAGGGAGAGGGTGCATATTTAGGCCCCTGGGCGAAGTATCAGAACGAGGAACAGGTCTACGAGGAAGATTTGGCGGTGGCTGGGGAGGAGCTCGCGAGTGACGAGGAATACGTTGAAGAGGAGATTGTGCCTTCGAACATGCCAGCCATGGACAAGCGGGCTACCGAATACCAGGAAGATATGTCGCAATCAGAGACGACAGAATTTCATGGTGCGGAACAATTCGACTACCAAGGACGAACGTATATGCATGTTCCTCAAGATCTGGATGTCGATCTCAAGAAGGAAGTGGGAAGCATCAAGAATTATATACCAAAGAAGTTGATCCATACCTGGAAATCACATACGAAGCCGATTACGTCCATACGTTTCTTCCCATCTTCCGGGCACTTGTTGCTCTCGTCCTCTGCTGATTCGAAAATTAAAATCTGGGATGTCTACCATTCACGAGAGCTGTTGCGGACTTATTCAGGCCATTCTAGTTCCGTCTCTGATACCACCTTCCACCCCTCCGGAACCACTTTCCTTTCAGCGTCATATGATCGACAAATTAAACTCTGGGATACAGAGTACGGAAAATGCGTCGGGCGATTCTCGACTGGAAAGACGCCTCATGTCGTTCGATTCAATCCGGATCCTAACCACTGGCATGAATTTCTTGCCGGAATGTCAGACAAGAAGATCGTGCAGTTCGACACACGATCAGGAGAAATCACTCAAGAATATGACCACCATCTCGCTGCGATAAATACCCTTACTTTTGTCGATAATAACCGCAGGTTTATTTCTACTTCCGACGATAAATCCCTCCGCGCATGGGAGTACAACATCCCTGTTCCCATCAAATTCATTGCCGAGCCCTACCTATACGCCCTTGTCCGTGCTGCTCCTCATCCTAATGGGAAATATGTCGCTTTCCAGTCTGGAGATAACCAGATTGTTGTCTACGCATCAACAGATAAGTTTCGACAAAACCGGAAAAAGAATTTCCGCGGTCATAATAATGCAGGATACGCAATTGACGTCGCAATTAGTCCTGACGGCCAATTTGTTACTTCTGGAGACAGCGGAGGCTATGTTTGCTTCTGGGATTGGAAGACGGGCAAAATGTGGCATAAAATCCAAGCCGGTGGGAAAGAAGGCTCTGCGGTTACATGCGTGGACTGGCATCCCCAGGAAACCAGCAAGGTTGCCACGGCGGGATTGGAGGGAGTTATCAAGTACTGGGATTAG